A region of Bacillus cabrialesii DNA encodes the following proteins:
- a CDS encoding GNAT family N-acetyltransferase produces the protein MEAQYRLAVERDAEQILELTLRAYEPIRKLGIRFAAAHADLDLVLQNIRKNACYVMEEDGLIIATISLRMPWGQQPGPYGVPHIWWFAVDPDTGQKGIGSKLLQWLEETILRDTLKVPFVSLGTADKHPWLIEMYERKGYVRAGEQDLGKGHMTVYMKKQLRNDL, from the coding sequence ATGGAGGCACAATATCGTCTTGCAGTTGAACGTGATGCCGAACAGATTCTAGAGCTGACACTGCGGGCTTATGAACCGATTCGAAAGCTTGGGATTCGTTTTGCAGCCGCTCATGCGGATTTGGATTTAGTGTTGCAAAACATTCGAAAAAACGCCTGCTACGTCATGGAAGAAGACGGGCTGATTATCGCAACCATCTCCTTAAGAATGCCGTGGGGACAGCAGCCGGGTCCGTACGGCGTTCCGCATATCTGGTGGTTCGCTGTTGACCCTGACACCGGTCAAAAAGGAATCGGATCAAAGCTGCTTCAATGGCTTGAGGAAACGATCCTCCGCGATACGTTAAAGGTTCCGTTTGTCTCACTCGGAACAGCGGATAAGCACCCTTGGCTGATTGAAATGTACGAACGAAAAGGATATGTTCGCGCGGGTGAACAGGACCTAGGCAAAGGGCATATGACAGTCTATATGAAAAAACAATTGCGAAATGACCTATAA
- a CDS encoding LLM class flavin-dependent oxidoreductase, with the protein MTSKKKQIKLGVFLAGTGHHVASWRHPDAPSDASMNLDYFKELAKTAERGKLDMLFLADSLSIDSKSHPNVLTRFEPFTLLSALAQVTSRIGLTATASTTYSEPFHIARQFASLDHLSNGRAGWNVVTSSIESTALNFSGEKHLEHHLRYQRAEEFVEVVKGLWDSWEEDAFIRNKETGEFIEKEKMHELNHKGEYFSVRGPLNVSRTPQGQPVIIQAGSSGDGKALAARTAEVIFTAQNHLESAQEFYQSIKEQAAEFGRDPDKIAIMPGIFPIIADTEEAAQAKYKELQDLIIPSVGLQILQNYLGGIDLSAYPLDGPLPKLDADASNAVKSRFKLVQEMAERDNMTIRELYKYVAGSRGHHIFVGTPEQLADKMQEWVDQKACDGFNIMPPLLPEGIEVFVEKVVPILQERGVFRKEYEGTTLREHFGLEEPVNRYAK; encoded by the coding sequence ATGACAAGCAAAAAGAAACAAATCAAATTAGGGGTTTTTCTAGCAGGTACAGGACATCATGTGGCGTCTTGGCGGCATCCTGACGCGCCTTCAGATGCGAGCATGAATTTGGATTATTTTAAAGAGCTTGCGAAAACAGCGGAGCGAGGAAAGCTGGATATGCTGTTTTTAGCGGATAGCCTTTCAATCGACAGTAAGTCTCATCCAAATGTGTTAACAAGGTTTGAGCCATTCACCTTGCTTTCTGCTTTGGCGCAGGTCACATCAAGAATCGGACTGACAGCAACAGCTTCCACTACATACAGCGAGCCGTTTCACATTGCCAGACAATTCGCATCACTGGATCATCTGTCCAACGGCCGTGCCGGATGGAACGTCGTCACTTCATCTATTGAATCAACAGCGCTGAATTTCAGCGGTGAAAAGCATCTTGAGCACCATTTACGCTATCAGCGGGCAGAGGAATTTGTCGAGGTTGTAAAAGGTCTTTGGGATTCATGGGAAGAGGATGCCTTTATCCGCAATAAAGAAACAGGTGAATTCATTGAAAAAGAAAAAATGCACGAGCTGAACCACAAAGGAGAATATTTCTCAGTTCGCGGGCCACTGAACGTTTCCAGAACGCCGCAGGGCCAGCCGGTCATTATTCAGGCGGGATCATCAGGAGACGGAAAAGCGCTGGCTGCCAGAACAGCAGAAGTGATCTTCACAGCGCAAAACCACCTGGAATCAGCTCAAGAATTTTATCAATCCATTAAAGAGCAGGCTGCGGAATTCGGGCGTGATCCGGACAAGATCGCCATCATGCCGGGTATTTTCCCGATCATTGCTGATACTGAAGAGGCAGCGCAAGCTAAATACAAGGAGCTTCAAGACCTAATTATTCCATCCGTCGGTCTACAAATTCTCCAAAATTATTTAGGCGGAATTGATTTGTCTGCGTATCCGCTTGACGGGCCGCTGCCGAAGCTTGACGCGGATGCTTCCAATGCGGTGAAGAGCCGATTCAAGCTTGTTCAAGAAATGGCTGAACGAGACAATATGACGATACGCGAGCTTTACAAATACGTTGCAGGCTCCAGAGGCCACCATATCTTCGTCGGCACGCCGGAGCAGCTCGCTGACAAGATGCAGGAATGGGTGGATCAGAAAGCGTGTGACGGGTTTAACATCATGCCTCCGCTTCTTCCGGAAGGAATTGAAGTGTTTGTTGAGAAAGTGGTTCCGATTTTACAGGAGCGCGGCGTGTTCAGAAAAGAATATGAAGGCACAACATTGAGAGAGCACTTCGGTTTGGAAGAGCCGGTAAACCGTTATGCAAAGTAA